The Campylobacter curvus genome includes the window CCGTTTCTTATAGTAGGCTGATAGCCAAATGATTTTTCTACATCGTAGGCGATCCCTTTAAAGACGACCGCCACTCCGCCGTTATCTTTCGTGAAATCCACCTTGCCGTCCGTAAGGTCGCTAAACATCTGCCTAGCCGTTTGATCGCTGCCATCAACCTTGCTATACACATCAAATTTACTTCTCGGAGAGACCAGTCCGTTTGCCGCCGAGCTGATGGACAGATCGGCTAGTCCGCTATAAATGCCGGCGGCAAAAGCCTCGTAAGAGTAGGTGATAAATTCTAAAACCGTATAGTCAAAATTTACATTCTCATCATTGAGCGCTAGATATGTATTGTCCGGCTTCCTGGCGATGACGCTCTCTTTTATACGGTATCCCAGTCGTTTTGAAATTTGCTCCAGCACCAGCTCGGTTTGAGTCTCTAAGGAATTTATGATCTTACTTTGCGAGTAGTTTTTATAGACGTTAAAGAGCATGTCTAGCGTCATCAATGCGATGATGCCAAGGATCACGATAACTAATATGAGCTCCACAAGCGTAAAAGCTTTTCGCATCAACGCCACACTTTGGTTATCAAAAACCCGCTATCGCCGATGTTTGCCACAAAGCCTTGAAGGGTAACGTTCGTTTGAGTCTCTCTATTATCGCCGTAAGATAGTGCGTTTATGACGACCTCTTTTATGTCCTTTGACGAGGCGTCTTTGAATACTTCATTTGGTTTGTTTTTTTCTATTACGACCGAGTATAGCGACTTTACGACATAGTCGCGCTTTAGCTTTATGCCCTTGTCTTTGTCATAGTTTATCGTCAGCTCTTTGGTCGCAAAGTCATCTATACTTTTTTTGGAGATATATTCTTCATTGTTACCGGTCGTAGACGACTTGTCGATGTTGCCTCTTCTGGTTAAGTTATAAAATATCCTGCGTCCATCGCCATTTAGTCCAAATTTCTCATAAAAGGTAGGCTCGTCTATATCGCCACCCTCATAAACTCTAGGAGACAGAGCGCCGTTACTAGTCTTTACCGTCTCTTTGCTAAAAGGAGCTTTTAGGATCAAGGACATATAGGTTTTGGCGTTCATGATGCTTTCTTGCGTCATCGCCTTTGCGTTCGTTTGCGATGTGAGCTTCATCACAAGCGGTAGGCTGAGGCTGACGATAGCTACGATGACGATAGAGAGTATGAGCTCTATCAATGAAAATCCGCGTCTTTTTACCATTCTATTCTTCTGTTCGTTTTATCGTCTAAATTTTTAAGATCACTGCCACCTATTATCTCGCCCACTTCGTCTCGTTTGCCATCGGGCCTCAAAGCCTTGCCGGCCCATTTGCCTTTATCTATAAATTTCACGTTAAAGTCGCTCGTAGTGGCTTTTTCGTCGAAAGCATCGTGTATCAGCCACTGCGGCGCGGTCATTTTTATCAGATCCATCGTCGCACGAGTGTTTCGTAAAATTATACTCTCTTTGCCGCTAGCTATTTTAGGCACGGCCGTAGACGCAAGATCTTTGCGCTCAATGCTACTATTTGCGGCCGATTCGTATTTGCTCACGTAGCCCTTGTTCGTATCGTGAAGCGGATTTACATGCCATGAAGTAGTGCTTGGCATTTTCTCCCATGAGCTGCCATAGCCCGTCGAGACATAGTCTGCGCTGCAGTTGTCACAATAAACCCCATAGTAGACATCGGCATCAAAGCCGCTCTTTGGCCCTTCGTAATACGGTGCATAAACGCGTCCGTAGTAGAATTTTGCGGACGTGAGATTAGCCGTGGCAGGCTTGGTGTAGGTCGCACCTTTGACGCCATCGGTGTCATATATGTTTTGAAAGTTGAATATATCGCTTGTAGCCTTGAAAGGATTTTTGGCTAAATTCGTGAGCCTTGCGAAGTTGAATAAAATTCTGTTTTGCGCGATACCATCCTTAAACCCATCGGCAGCGACTTCGTAAGATCCGTCGTTTGCCGCAACGCCTGCTGATTTTTTGGCTGCAGAGATACTATCGCTAAAAAATAGTATCTCGTCGTTTAGCCTTTTCTTTCCGTTGTCGTCGTCTGTAAGAGCGGCTGATTTGTTGTCGGTGTAGTCTTTGATTATCTTATCCGTGCTGATCGTAAATTTGGCATTTTTCGAGTAGCAGCCTTTTGAATAAAGCCTTGCCGTTTTATCGTTGCCTAGCCTTGCTGTGAGGTCAAAGCTCGCGGCAGCCGCCATATCAGCGCTATTTGAGAGATAGGTCATATTATTGCCAAAGTCTGAAATTTTAAAGTCGCTTATAAGCAAATCTTTTGGTAAAAATTTAAACGTAGGCGTTTTTAGAGCGATGTTGCAACCTATCTTACCGCTGGCGTCTTTGGTGGCAGTATCGCTACCTACTATGCAGTCGCCGTTTGCCTGATCGACAGCCGTATATGAGCCGTCTATGACTATGAGTTTCGCATCGCCTATGTCAGGGTAGAAAAAGCTGTCGTCACTCGCTTTGGCAGCGCCTTTTATATTGCGTTTTAGTGAGCCTACCGCGGTATTGCTGTTTGTAAATTCCGCTTTCAAAAGATTTGAAACAAGCTCTTTTTTTAGACTTTCGCTGATGACGCATGTGCTTGGCAGCTCAGGGAGGAACGAAACTATATTGTTACCGGAGGTTTCAAGCAGGCTAGTGTATCCTTTTGCGGCTTGATTTTTAGCGTCGGTAGCTATGAGTCCGACATTTTTATATCCAAGACCGCCGGTGAGGCTAAGTGGTAGTGAAGCGGTCTTTTTTTGCGTATCATAAAGCTTAAATTCCTTTGGTCTGACGGCAAAAGGATCGTAGCTTTCGCAAGATGTTTTTACATTGTGGTTGATCGGATCTGTGTAGTAAAGCTTTACGTGTAAAGATGTATATGGCTTTTCTATCGTTATATCTTTTATCTTGGCTACGCTTTGCGTGCTTGTGAATGTGGCTTTTCTTATCGGGGCAGCTCCTGCGATCAAAGACTCGTCAGAGGTGCATTGATCCACTATCTTTACGTCAAGCTCGACATCGTCTTCGGCCTGGGTTATCTTGCCGCCTTTGGTATGGACTATGTTTAGATCAAAAGGTTTATTTGCAAGCTGGGTGTATATGTTTAGCTTATCGGTATCTTTTGGGTCGGCAACGGTGGTAGGTATGAAATCATGAGGATTTTGATCTTTTATTATTTTTAGGGCGTATTCTATTTGCTCGCATTTCTTGATAGCGCCGTTATATTCTAGTTTTATGCTCTTGTTTGAAAATTTTGCCAGATATCCGGTTTCTTCAAATTTATTTTTAAGCGTAAGATCGTATTGTATGAACGCCTTGTTGTTTTTTGCTAAATTTCCGCCTGAGCCGCTACTGGCATTTTGTCCTACAAAAAACTGCAGATCTTTGCCTATACGCTTTTGAAGTCCGCTGTTATCATTTACTTTGTCACTAGCACTTATACTAAATCCCCCGCTCGCATACGGTTTTACGTATGTTGAATTTGGTGAGTATGTACCTGTTTTATCGCTTATATTCGTGCTTATCGAGATATTTTCGGCAGTTTCGTTTCCTTGATTTAGTATAGTTACTTGTGATCTTAGGGTATCTCCCTCTTTTGCCGGCGTAGGAGCTCCCGAGCCTTTTTTTGCCAGCTCTTTAAAGCCACCACCGTCTTTTGATTGTAACAAGATTTTCTCGTCATAACAAACGTGAGGTATATATACATCAGTCGAAAAGGCAACGAAGCTGATATTTGCCCTATCACCCAGTATGGTTACCCCGTTTTGGATAACGTTTGCTTGCAGTGCTACCTCAGCTTCATATTGTCTATTTGTTATGTGATTTGATATATCGTATGTATCAAGATCCATTTGGTTATTATATTTTTTATTGCCATCTACATAATTGCCAAATTTTGTTATGGTTGAGTTAAATTGACCGCCTGCAGGGTTATTAGCGGATGTTACCACTTCGTATCTGCCACCTTTTTTGATCATTATGTTTTCGCTGTTGACTTCTTTTTTTGCACCAAATGCTAAAACAGTCAAGCTTGATTTTATGTCCCCGTTACTAGGTGTATAAAAGCCGTCGAATTTTACTTTTGTTTCTTTGACGCCTATATTATGAATAGGCGCTAATATATATAGTCCGTCAAATACGGTTACATTTTTTGCTTTTGCCTTTGTATCGTCTTTCAAGTCATATACTACGACCAAACTCCAGCCACCATAGTGTCCAGAAAAGGCGTAGCCATTGTATCCACCAAGCCAATCTCCGTCACGAAACATCCTTATGCCACCAGGCTGACCCTCTGATGATTTAATATTACCGGCACTAAATGTGGCATTATTAAGAACCAGATCCCCCATACTTTGTATGATGCTTGTTACATCATAGCTCGTATGATACATGAATTGCATACCTTTTCTAGTAAATGAGCCATACCATCTAGTATCGGTCTGCGATGCCGTAAAATCATAATATTTGCCATCCGGTGTTCCAAATTTTATTTTATTGAAGTCTTTTATGAGGTTAAAAAATGTAGTTGTTAGGCTTGCTTGACTTGGATTTCCTTGCCAGCTGCTAGACGACATACCTCCGGCCCAGTATAGTCTAGCAAATACTACGTCTTTTGCTTTTATATCTACTGCAACCTCTTGTCCGTTTTGATTTTTAGGCTTACTAAAGTTAAATTTTGCATACGATGAATTCGTTTGATATTTTGGGTTTTCTTTTAAGAATCTAACGTCTGTGAGTGAGCTCACATATATATCCCTCCTGCTTGGTTCGTAATTAAATCCACCATTTTTAGGCACAGATATCGTAGCTCCTATGACTTCTATATCGCCATTTATTCTTCTTGTTTTGCTGGCATCTCTTGGTGTAAGGCTTTCGTAGTCCTTAAGGTCTGTAAAACCAAGCTCTCCTTGGTAGTCTTTTCTTACTATATTGTGAGATAGACCATTTAAGTCATTGACTGCAAAAAGCGTCTGGCTTAAAATAAGCGTAAGCGTAAGTGTCTTTAAAATTCTCATTTTTGTAGCTTCTTTACTGCGCTAAAGCGTCCGACTTCTTTAGCGCTTATGAAATTTTATTTTTGTATAAAATTTTCTATCGGTTCGGCTTGTCCGTATTGCGGATACGCCCCAACATCCAAAACCACCTGTGACAGCGTCATATTGTCCATATTGCAAACTATCGGCGCGACAAAATTTACCGTTGATTTCTCAAGAGGCAAAGATACGACTATGATGTTGTAAATTCTAAGCTGGCTCGTGTCTTTTATATCCATCAGCTCCTCATAGTAGCTAGGGATGTCGAATTCATAGCTTCTAAGTGCGAAAGGGTTTATCATCGTAAATGAAGTTTCGTCATCTTTGCTTTGTAATTTTACAAAAAATTTATCAAGCTCTATGAGTTCCATCGTTTTTATGTGCTCAAAGCCTAATATAGGGCTTTTTACGCTAAATGTCATACCTTCTCCTTTTCTAAATTTGGGGCATTTTACCATTTTTTAAATAAAAATACAAAAAATGATAAATTTATGTAAATTTAGGCAAAAATAATGGCAAAAAATGTAAAATACCAAAATCAAAATTCTTAAGGAAAAATATGCGTAAAATTTCAAAATTTATTGCGACTTTGGGCTTTATCGTTTTGATCGGCGGATGTGCTGAAAAATACACCGAACTATACAACCTCACGCCTGATGAGTGGTACGCGCAAATAATAACCGATATCAAAGACAGCGATCTTGAAGCGGCAGATAAACACTATACTTCGATGGCTAGCGAGCACGTAGCCAGTCCGCTTTTGGAGCAAATTTTGCTCATTTTGGCTCAGGCTCACGTAAATGAAGAAGAGTATCTTTTAGCCAACCACTATCTTGACGAATACATAAAAAGATACGGCGACGGCGGTCCTAAGACGGAATTTGCCCAATACCTTAAAATAAAGGCGAATTTCGACTCTTTCTCTCAGCCAAATCGCAACCAAAAACTCATGGAAGACAGCGTCAAAGAGATAGAAAAATTTCTTTACATGTATCCAAATACGGAATTTAGACCACTCATCGAAACTATGCTGATAAAATTCAAGCTCTCGCTTTACTATCTAAATATACAGATCGAGGATCTATATAAGCGCACCGGACGTGACGTATCGGCTGAAATTTACAAGGAAAGAGTCGAGTCGTCGCCTCTAAAAGATGCCGACCTCATCAAACCTGACGTGGCTTGGTATAGAAAAATATTCGAATAGGAGCGATCTTGCAAATAAATGAAAACAAAATTTTACCTACCGAGATCCCGATAATCGTCGAAGACGAGCTATTTTTGTATCCTTTTATGATAACGCCGCTTTTTTTGAGCGATGAGGAAAATTTACACGCGCTTGACCTTGCCGTGCAGCGAGAGACCTCGGTCTTGGTCGTGCCCTCAAAACCGCAACAAGACGGTGCACGCGACTTTAACAGCATATATGACGCCGGTGTCATCGGCACGATAATGCGCCGAGTGCCGCTACCAGACGGACGAGTAAAAATTTTATTTCAGGGCATCGACAAGGGTCGCATTGTAAAGCAAACCGGCGTAAATCCTCTGCGCGGAGTCGTCGACATGCTACATGTGAAGCGACCTTCGCAGGTAAAGACGGACGCGCTCATCGTGGTTTTACGCGAGAAGGTCAGGGAGCTGGCGCAGTTTAGCCATTTTTTCCCGCCCGATCTTTTAAAGACTATCGAGGAAAGTGCCGAAGCGACTCGTGTGTGCGATCTCGTATCAAGCGCCTTGCGCTTAAAAAAACAGATAGCTTATAGCTTTTTTATAGAGGAGAATTTAGAGCAACGCCTCTTAAAGCTCATCGACTACGTGATCGAGGAGATCGAAGCCAATAAGCTGCAAAAAGAGATAAAAAACAAGGTTCATTCAAAGATAGATAAGACCAATAAAGAGTATTTTTTAAAAGAGCAGCTAAAGCAAATTCAAGCCGAACTTGGCGGTGATAGTAGCCGCGAGGAGGAGATAGAGGAGTATCGCAAAAAGCTCGAGGCTAAGAAAAAATTTATGGGTGAGGATGCCTATAAGGAGATAAAAAAACAAATCGATAAGCTAAGCAGGATGCACCCTGACTCGGCTGATGCGAATACCATCCAAGGCTATCTCGACTGGGTTGTCGAGGTGCCGTTTGAAAACGTAGCCAAGAAAAAGTCATCTATCGCCGAAGTCTCAAAGCATCTAAACGCCGATCATTATAGCCTAGAAAAGCCAAAGGAGCGTATAGAGGAGTATTTTGCGCTTCGTGAGCTACTTGAGCTTAGGGGCATCAGTGAAAAGATAAACAACGGAGCGATCTTATGCTTTGCGGGGCCTCCGGGAGTCGGTAAAACGAGCCTTGCAAATTCTATCGCTAAAGCGTTAAAGCGCGAGCTGGTGCGTATAGCCTTGGGCGGACTTGAAGATGTGAACGAGCTTCGCGGTCATAGGCGCACCTACATCGGAGCGATGCCAGGACGCATAGTGCAGGGACTCATCGAAGCCAAGCAGATGAATCCTGTCGTCGTGCTAGATGAGATAGACAAGGTCGGTAGGAGCTACCGAGGCGATCCGACTGCCGTTTTGCTCGAGATATTAGACCCTGAGCAAAATAATAAATTCAGAGATTATTATCTAAATTTCAATATCGATCTTAGCAAGGTGATATTCATAGCCACCGCAAACGACGTGAGTACCATACCGGCTGCACTTCGCGATAGGATGGAATTTATCCAGCTAAGCTCATATACGCCGCAGGAGAAATTCGAGATAGCTAAAAAATATCTCGTGCCCCAAGAACTCAAAAAGCACGGGCTAAGGCTAAGCGACGTTAGTATAAATAAAGATGCGCTCGAGCTCATCATAAGCGACTACACACGCGAAAGCGGAGTGCGAAATTTACGCCGTAGGATAGCTGACATCTTGCGAAAAGTCGCCAAAAATATCCTGACTAAAAAAAGTGAAAGCAAGGTCGTGATCACGGCTAAAAATTTAAAAGAATTTTTAGAAAAGAAAGTCTATGAGATAGAGCCGGCCGATAAGAAAGATCAGATAGGGCAGGTAAATGGCCTGGCATGGACTAGCGTAGGCGGTGATGTGCTGAGGATCGAAGCCATACGCATACAAGGCAAAGGCGGCATGCAGATCACGGGGCAGCTGGGCGATGTGATGAAGGAGAGTGCTCAGATCGCATTTAGCGTGGTCAAGGTGCTGATAGATAATAAAAAGCTCAAAGTGCCGATGAACATCGTGCCAAAATTTGACGATGATAAAAGAAAGCTCGAACCTAGCGACGTTTATCGTAGGTTTGATCTGCATCTTCACGTGCCGGAGGGCGCTACGCCAAAGGATGGACCAAGTGCTGGTATAACGATGGTGACGGCGATCGCGTCGATATTAACAGACATCAAGGTCAGGCATGACGTGGCAATGACCGGCGAGATCACTTTAAGCGGAAAGGTGCTACCGATAGGCGGACTAAAAGAAAAGCTCATAGCAGCGCATAAAGCAGGCATAAAAACCGCTCTCATACCGCGCAAAAACTACGACCGCGATCTTGACGACATACCTCAAGAGGTAAAAAAAGATATGAAAATAATCGCAGTCGATACGATAGACGAAGTACTCAAAAACGCACTTGTAAAATAATCTCAAAGTCGGCATAGCACCGACTTTGACTGCATGAAATCAAGACCTTATTGTTTGATGATTATAAAACTTTATAGATACTTAAGTTATTGCTATATAATATTTTGATATTAGTTATTGATATAAAAAATAAATGTGTTAAGGAGAAAAAATGACATTGGAATATATAGGTATTTATCTTGGTGAGGCCTTGGAGTGTCTAGATAGCGCAGGTGCAGAGCTTGTCAAATACAAAAATGAATCTCAAAATGATGAAAAAGCTTGAGATAGAGGAGCTTTTGTTTGTAGTTTCAAAAAGTATAATCGAGTTATGGAGGGCTCGAGAAATTTTATATGAGAGAAAACCCGATTTAAAGCAAAATTTTAAAAAAGAATTTGATGCTAATCTGAAAAAATACGAGGAACTAAGCAAAATTTCACAAGCGGCGCAAAAGCTAGAGCAAGATGGCAAACTAAAAGAGGCTGGTAAAAAATATGAAAAGCTTTTGAAAAGATCAAATTTTAGACATTTTACACTGGTAGCGCAAGCGGGGCTTTATAGATGCAGTAAAAAGTGAGAGCCTAGCCCGAATGGACTAAGCTTTTTTGGATCATATCCCTTCAAAAGGGTTTGTAACTACGTCTTTGCGATCGACTATGTAAGGTATTATCGCTGCGTGGCGTGCTCTTTTGATCGCTTTTTCTACCATTTCTTGGTATTTTTTAGATGTGCCGGTTAGGCGTCTTGGCATGATCTTAAATCTCTCTGACAAGCAGTACTTCAAAAGCGAAGTATCTTTGTAATCGATAAAATCTATCTTTGCCTCTGTGTATTTGCAGTATTTGCGTGAATATTTTCTTTTTTCTGCCATTTTTGATCCTTAATTAAAACGGTATTGTGTCGTCGCTCTCGTATTTGTCGGCGTCGACATTGATATCAGGGACTTTGTCATCATAATATTCTTCGGTTTTTTTAGCGGATTGCTGGTTTTGCGGTCGCTGTTGGGAATTTTGATTATAGCCGCCGCTTTGCGCGTTATAGCCGCTATTATTGTAGCTTGATTGATTGTATCCGCCTTGCGAATATCCGCCACCTTGATTATTTTGATTATATCCACCTTGCTGAGAGTTGCCGCCACCTAGCATCTCCATATTTTCTACGCTTATGGAGTGTTTGCTACGATTTTGTCCGTTGTTGTCGGTCCATTGATCAAATTTCAATCTACCTTCGACGAGCAGCTTCGAGCCTTTGTTTAGGTACTGGTTTGCTATCTCAGCTTGCTTTCCAAAAAAAGTGATGTCAATAAAGCAAGTCTCTTCGCGTTTCTCGCCATTAACGCTAAATTTACGTGTGACGGCGATACCTGAGTTGCCGATAGCCGAGCCGCTAGTAGTGTATCTAAGCTCGATATCTCTGGTTAAATTTCCGACTAAAACTACTCTATTGAACATTTTTTATCCTTGATTATTCTTCCGAGAAGGTTTGCTCTTCTATCTTTTCCGCCTTGGGCTCACGTGGAGCTCTCGGCTCTCTAGGCTCGCGAGGTTCTTTTTTGATAGTTTGCTTGATGCCCTTGCAAAGTCTCTCCCACGCTGCGATCTCTCTTTTATTCTCGTACTTGACACTTAAGAATCTAATGATATCTTCAGTGATCCTTATGTTTCTAGTAAGCTCTGCCAAAAGTGCAGGTGGCGCTTTGTAGTAAATGACGAAATACGTTCCGCGCTCGTATTTTTTGATGGTATATGCAAGTTTTCTTGTGCCCATCTCTACGACAGTCGCGATCTCGCCGCCATTTTTGGTGATAACTTCTTTCACGAAGTCGACTTTCGCTTTAACTTCTTCTTCAGTCAATGTAGGCTTAAGAATGAATAAAAGCTCGTAATGTTTCATTGATTCTCCTTATGGGTATTAAGCTCGCTGTGCGAGCAAGGATGCTTTAAGCGAGTGCTGATTATAGCTTCATTTTACTTAATGTTTGCTGTTGATATTAAATTCTGCAAGTTTAAAATAGCGGCCAAGATAAACGAATTTTTGTCTATTTTAGGGTTTGTTTTTAGCTCTAGCTCGGCTAAATTTAAAGCGGTAAAAATTTGCCTGTAAGCCTTTAAATTTAAAGACAAACTTTGCGTTTTTAGCATATTTGCGATATTTGGCGGAGGCGCATAGCCGATAGCGTCTTTTACGTCGAATTTCCCGTTGATCTTGATATATAAATGAAGCTTGAATAGCCTAAAAAACGCTTTATAAAGCGAATTCAGAAGTAAAATTTCATTAAAGCTGGGATCTTGCTCATATGCGAAAAAATCCCCCCTTATATCCTTAAGGCTTATAAATTTGTTGAAAAAATCGTCGAAATTCACGGCTCCAAGCCCGAAAACCAGCCTCCTGACATCGTCTTGTTCGATATGCATGTCTAAGCTTACAAGCTTGTTTAGCTCGCTTGCGGCAAGATATAAATTTTCATTATGTATGAAATATAGCTCGTAAAGTGCGTTTTTCGTGATGTTTAGAGCGATCTTGCCGGCTTGTCTGCTTAGTAGCATCACAGCTTCGTCAGGGTTTGAGGGCTTAAAAAATCTCGCGAAATTTGGCTCGAAAATTTTTTGCACCTCGAGTGCGAGCTTCATGTCCGCTTCGTAAAATTCAAACAAAAAGCAGTTATTTGCGTCTTTTTGACATGCCGCTACGAGCTCTTTTAGCTCTTTGCCGGGTATCCTTTTATCGCTTTTTATGTGAAGCACGTTTTTGCCGCCAAAGAGCGACGGCTCACTGATGTGAGCTTTGGTCCTGGCAAAGTCATACTCGTCAAAATAGACGCTTAGCACGTTTGCGTCGCTAGCACAATATAAATTTAAAATTTCCTTGCCGTAAAGCTCGATCTGGTATTCATCCGCACCAAAGAGTAAAAAATAATTTCTCACATTGCCGTTTGCAAGGATATTTTCTAGCTCTTTTCTATACATCAAATTCTCTTTTCGAGCTTGCAAACGACCTTGCCGATTATCTTTGCCGAGGCTATATCGGCCTCTTTGATCTCGACCAAGACCCTTTGTAGGAGCTCGCAGGTGTAGCCCGCGATGAAAATTCTAGCACCCACGAACTCATCGTCTAGCTTTGCTACTAGGATATTTTGATTTTCACTGATATAGCAAATGACCTGTTTGCCGATATTCTCACTCGCCCAGCGTGCAAATTTCCTATCCATGAAATCAAACGCGACCTTATCGGCCTCTCTTTCAAGCTCACTCAAATTTGAGCAGGTGCTTTCGATATTTAGGAGCAAAAAGTTATAAAGCTTCTCGTCTTTGGCTAAATTTGCCTTTAAAAGGCGGTGCAAGATGAGGTCTGAGTAGCGTCTGATCGGGCTAGTGAAGTGCGTATATCTGTCAAATCCAAGTCCGAAGTGGCCTAAATTTTCACTTGCATATTCGGCCTTTTTCTGCGCTTTTATGATGAGCTTGTCTATCTCCTCGCGGTTGCCGATAGCTTGGGCTTTGGCTTGTATCTTTCGTATCAAATTCGCAAGA containing:
- a CDS encoding prepilin-type N-terminal cleavage/methylation domain-containing protein — encoded protein: MRKAFTLVELILVIVILGIIALMTLDMLFNVYKNYSQSKIINSLETQTELVLEQISKRLGYRIKESVIARKPDNTYLALNDENVNFDYTVLEFITYSYEAFAAGIYSGLADLSISSAANGLVSPRSKFDVYSKVDGSDQTARQMFSDLTDGKVDFTKDNGGVAVVFKGIAYDVEKSFGYQPTIRNGELDVARASVKDGTTLNISNYDGKRVSEQYHLAYTAYAISTGENSAQGDFDLILHYNYRPWMGEKYDSQNTPKATLASHVTRFNFIEQNGVIALKLCIKAENSEATICKTKAIY
- a CDS encoding type II secretion system protein, with amino-acid sequence MVKRRGFSLIELILSIVIVAIVSLSLPLVMKLTSQTNAKAMTQESIMNAKTYMSLILKAPFSKETVKTSNGALSPRVYEGGDIDEPTFYEKFGLNGDGRRIFYNLTRRGNIDKSSTTGNNEEYISKKSIDDFATKELTINYDKDKGIKLKRDYVVKSLYSVVIEKNKPNEVFKDASSKDIKEVVINALSYGDNRETQTNVTLQGFVANIGDSGFLITKVWR
- the fliW gene encoding flagellar assembly protein FliW, whose protein sequence is MTFSVKSPILGFEHIKTMELIELDKFFVKLQSKDDETSFTMINPFALRSYEFDIPSYYEELMDIKDTSQLRIYNIIVVSLPLEKSTVNFVAPIVCNMDNMTLSQVVLDVGAYPQYGQAEPIENFIQK
- a CDS encoding outer membrane protein assembly factor BamD, with the protein product MRKISKFIATLGFIVLIGGCAEKYTELYNLTPDEWYAQIITDIKDSDLEAADKHYTSMASEHVASPLLEQILLILAQAHVNEEEYLLANHYLDEYIKRYGDGGPKTEFAQYLKIKANFDSFSQPNRNQKLMEDSVKEIEKFLYMYPNTEFRPLIETMLIKFKLSLYYLNIQIEDLYKRTGRDVSAEIYKERVESSPLKDADLIKPDVAWYRKIFE
- the lon gene encoding endopeptidase La — protein: MQINENKILPTEIPIIVEDELFLYPFMITPLFLSDEENLHALDLAVQRETSVLVVPSKPQQDGARDFNSIYDAGVIGTIMRRVPLPDGRVKILFQGIDKGRIVKQTGVNPLRGVVDMLHVKRPSQVKTDALIVVLREKVRELAQFSHFFPPDLLKTIEESAEATRVCDLVSSALRLKKQIAYSFFIEENLEQRLLKLIDYVIEEIEANKLQKEIKNKVHSKIDKTNKEYFLKEQLKQIQAELGGDSSREEEIEEYRKKLEAKKKFMGEDAYKEIKKQIDKLSRMHPDSADANTIQGYLDWVVEVPFENVAKKKSSIAEVSKHLNADHYSLEKPKERIEEYFALRELLELRGISEKINNGAILCFAGPPGVGKTSLANSIAKALKRELVRIALGGLEDVNELRGHRRTYIGAMPGRIVQGLIEAKQMNPVVVLDEIDKVGRSYRGDPTAVLLEILDPEQNNKFRDYYLNFNIDLSKVIFIATANDVSTIPAALRDRMEFIQLSSYTPQEKFEIAKKYLVPQELKKHGLRLSDVSINKDALELIISDYTRESGVRNLRRRIADILRKVAKNILTKKSESKVVITAKNLKEFLEKKVYEIEPADKKDQIGQVNGLAWTSVGGDVLRIEAIRIQGKGGMQITGQLGDVMKESAQIAFSVVKVLIDNKKLKVPMNIVPKFDDDKRKLEPSDVYRRFDLHLHVPEGATPKDGPSAGITMVTAIASILTDIKVRHDVAMTGEITLSGKVLPIGGLKEKLIAAHKAGIKTALIPRKNYDRDLDDIPQEVKKDMKIIAVDTIDEVLKNALVK
- the rpsR gene encoding 30S ribosomal protein S18, encoding MAEKRKYSRKYCKYTEAKIDFIDYKDTSLLKYCLSERFKIMPRRLTGTSKKYQEMVEKAIKRARHAAIIPYIVDRKDVVTNPFEGI
- a CDS encoding single-stranded DNA-binding protein; this translates as MFNRVVLVGNLTRDIELRYTTSGSAIGNSGIAVTRKFSVNGEKREETCFIDITFFGKQAEIANQYLNKGSKLLVEGRLKFDQWTDNNGQNRSKHSISVENMEMLGGGNSQQGGYNQNNQGGGYSQGGYNQSSYNNSGYNAQSGGYNQNSQQRPQNQQSAKKTEEYYDDKVPDINVDADKYESDDTIPF
- the rpsF gene encoding 30S ribosomal protein S6, with amino-acid sequence MKHYELLFILKPTLTEEEVKAKVDFVKEVITKNGGEIATVVEMGTRKLAYTIKKYERGTYFVIYYKAPPALLAELTRNIRITEDIIRFLSVKYENKREIAAWERLCKGIKQTIKKEPREPREPRAPREPKAEKIEEQTFSEE
- the holA gene encoding DNA polymerase III subunit delta translates to MYRKELENILANGNVRNYFLLFGADEYQIELYGKEILNLYCASDANVLSVYFDEYDFARTKAHISEPSLFGGKNVLHIKSDKRIPGKELKELVAACQKDANNCFLFEFYEADMKLALEVQKIFEPNFARFFKPSNPDEAVMLLSRQAGKIALNITKNALYELYFIHNENLYLAASELNKLVSLDMHIEQDDVRRLVFGLGAVNFDDFFNKFISLKDIRGDFFAYEQDPSFNEILLLNSLYKAFFRLFKLHLYIKINGKFDVKDAIGYAPPPNIANMLKTQSLSLNLKAYRQIFTALNLAELELKTNPKIDKNSFILAAILNLQNLISTANIK